Proteins encoded in a region of the Acipenser ruthenus chromosome 11, fAciRut3.2 maternal haplotype, whole genome shotgun sequence genome:
- the LOC117427015 gene encoding coiled-coil domain-containing protein 148-like: MSGRDLRLFITNHRSEDIEKLAFRMKDGLGSTRYKPVDYHQLRVFTEAKKLLSANIERKIQKTVQAAKMTKEQTYIKQHRQVWCQEQKRLMKAEQRADFELLQFLEHGTNSEFLSEMMEYELNLEEDRKAFKAGTVDPIVQLKNDLQHRLSEVHHNALQNMSDCDLIQEQVEFVKEQQKDIIEKLKCEIQAAEESISVTGTEELLSSLEVIPSDLEQIPKQVLLLRCPYPDLKASLLNEFQTFGNKYKFRLQNINERLKALDSCCGWSVLDHFIFHTTIDQYPHDFKNRRTMYMDMLQRLLPHKSKQELSDHERSWDWYRFTVEQQKSLVQGWIRDKKDLQLKAVATLDEACMAYEEEIALKNDRRRQQEICAELKDKLEHWRAQQEEMARLEAAIADRKQAEEEEKQKKENLKCIQKRSLEKEKIKQYYTEKQMMRNEMEKRDQQRLEELKKSMAEQAKKDRERVQFRQCLHQQRVKEKEVQALQLQQEEEERQSRLNILRNQVAVVAEFDPVRMMSDTEASKARLGIGADEEFVLQRPLFNLHTYSENQIVSDPRVRIEQALREAGLHNTFYAKEVLSNICPPRPPRRDMESTVFQT; encoded by the exons ATGAGTGGGAGAGACCTTCGTTTGTTTATCACAAACCACAGATCAGAAGATATAG AAAAGCTGGCATTTAGGATGAAAGATGGCCTTGGCAGCACCAGATACAAACCAGTGGATTATCATCAACTACGAGTTTTTACAGAAGCCAAAAAGCTTCTTTCTGCAAATATAGAAAGAAAG attcagaAAACAGTTCAAGCTGCAAAAATGACCAAGGAGCAGACATATATAAAGCAGCATCGGCAGGTTTGGTGCCAGGAACAAAAAAGATTAATGAAAGCAGA GCAAAGAGCTGATTTCGAGCTTCTGCAGTTTTTGGAACATGGAACAAATTCTGAATTTCTTTCAGAAATGATGGAGTATG AGCTAAACTTGGAGGAAGACAGAAAAGCCTTTAAAGCTGGTACAGTGGATCCTATTGTGCagttaaaaaatgatttacaacacAGACTCTCAGAAGTGCACCACAATGCCTTGCAAAACATGTCTGATTGTGACTTAATACAGGAGCAG GTTGAATTTGTGAAGGAGCAGCAGAAAGACATAATAGAAAAACTCAAGTGTGAAATTCAAGCTGCAGAAGAAAGCATCAGTGTGACTGGAACTGAG GAATTGCTTTCTTCATTGGAAGTGATTCCCAGTGATTTAGAGCAAATACCCAAGCAGGTATTACTTTTGCGTTGTCCCTATCCTGATCTGAAGGCTTCATTGCTGAATGAATTCCAGACATTTGGGAACAAATACAAGTTCAGGCTACAGAACATTAATGAACGACTCAAGGCTCTAGACAG TTGCTGTGGATGGAGTGTACTGGATCACTTTATATTTCATACCACTATTGACCAGTATCCTCATGATTTTAAGAACAGAAGAACTATGTACATGGATATGCTACAAAGACTGTTGCctcacaaatcaaaacaagaactG AGTGACCATGAGAGGTCTTGGGACTGGTACCGTTTTACAGTAGAGCAGCAGAAATCTCTTGTACAGGGCTGGATCCGAGATAAAAAGGACTTACAGTTAAAGGCAGTAGCAACCCTTGATGAGGCATGTATGGCTTATGAAGAAGAGATTGCACTGAAGAATGACAGAAGGCGGCAACAAGAAATCTGTGCTGAACTGAAAGACAAG CTTGAACACTGGCGTGCACAACAGGAAGAAATGGCAAGACTAGAAGCAGCTATAGCAGACAGAAAGCAAGCAGAAGAAGAGGAAAAACAGAAAAAGGAAAATCTTAAATGTATACAGAAAAGATCactggaaaaagaaaaa ATTAAACAATATTACACAGAGAAGCAAATGATGAGAAATGAAATGGAAAAAAGAGACCAACAGCGACTAGAGGAGCTGAAAAAGTCCATGGCAGAGCAAGCTAAAAAAGACAGAGAAAG GGTTCAGTTCAGACAGTGTTTGCATCAGCAGCGTGTGAAGGAAAAGGAAGTACAAGCTCTTCAGCTGCAacaggaggaggaagagaggcaAAGCCGCCTAAACATCCTTAGAAACCAG GTTGCAGTTGTGGCAGAATTTGACCCTGTGAGGATGATGAGTGACACAGAAGCATCAAAGGCAAGACTTGGGATAGGTGCAGATGAAGAGTTTGTTCTTCAAAGGCCACTTTTTAATTTGCACACATACAGTGAAAATCAG ATAGTCTCTGATCCTCGAGTTCGAATTGAACAAGCACTCAGAGAAGCAGGACTTCATAATACTTTTTACGCCAAAGAAGTTTTATCAAACATCTGCCCACCAAGACCTCCAAGGAGAGACATGGAATCTACTGTATTCCAGACATGA